The following coding sequences lie in one Vibrio aerogenes genomic window:
- a CDS encoding ABC transporter permease — protein sequence MLQGYGSVIFDGAVMTIELAVLSVFVAIVLGLLGACGKLFGNRPVVFLANIYTTIVRGVPDLVLMMLIFYGLQLILNQITEFSGFEQIDIDPFTAGVLTIGFIYGAYLAETFRGAFLAVPDGQLESGTAYGFTPWQIFRLILFPQMMRHALPGLSNNWLVILKSTALVSIIGLADVVKATQMAGKGTYQFFFFTIVAAAVYLLFTTISNLVFYWLNRRYAFDQRKMTS from the coding sequence ATGTTACAAGGTTATGGCAGTGTTATCTTTGATGGTGCTGTAATGACAATTGAGCTTGCGGTGTTATCCGTTTTTGTTGCAATTGTCCTCGGACTACTCGGCGCATGTGGTAAATTATTTGGTAACCGGCCTGTTGTTTTCCTTGCGAATATTTATACCACAATTGTTCGTGGGGTGCCGGATCTGGTGCTGATGATGCTGATCTTTTACGGACTTCAGCTGATTCTGAACCAAATTACCGAGTTCAGCGGATTTGAACAGATCGATATTGACCCTTTCACCGCCGGTGTTTTGACGATTGGTTTTATTTATGGCGCGTATCTGGCTGAAACGTTTCGCGGCGCATTTCTGGCTGTGCCTGATGGTCAGCTGGAATCAGGAACCGCATACGGTTTTACCCCCTGGCAGATTTTCCGGTTGATTCTGTTCCCGCAAATGATGCGTCATGCACTTCCCGGATTATCAAATAACTGGCTGGTTATTCTGAAGTCGACCGCATTAGTTTCAATTATTGGTCTTGCTGATGTCGTGAAGGCCACTCAGATGGCGGGTAAAGGCACTTATCAGTTCTTCTTTTTCACGATTGTTGCTGCCGCGGTTTATCTGCTGTTCACCACCATCTCGAATTTAGTGTTTTACTGGCTCAATCGCCGTTATGCTTTTGACCAGAGGAAGATGACGTCATGA
- the trxC gene encoding thioredoxin TrxC: MMTFKTRCPSCQAMNRLPATQVSDVPLCGKCRQHLLDGHPVEGTSENFQALMQSDIPVVIDFWAPWCNPCVGFAPVFEESAKNRHRKVRFIKINTEAEQELAAQFQIRSIPTIMVYKQGQRLNIINGALPQSQFDQWLDETIRQSE; encoded by the coding sequence ATCATGACTTTTAAAACACGCTGCCCATCCTGTCAGGCGATGAACCGCTTACCTGCCACGCAGGTTTCAGATGTTCCGCTATGTGGAAAGTGTCGTCAGCATTTACTTGACGGCCACCCGGTTGAAGGCACTTCAGAAAACTTTCAGGCGCTGATGCAAAGCGATATTCCGGTTGTCATCGACTTCTGGGCACCATGGTGTAATCCATGCGTGGGCTTTGCGCCGGTTTTTGAAGAAAGTGCAAAAAACCGTCACAGAAAAGTCAGGTTTATTAAAATCAATACCGAAGCGGAACAGGAACTGGCGGCACAATTTCAAATCCGGAGTATTCCGACCATCATGGTTTACAAACAGGGGCAGCGCTTGAATATCATCAATGGTGCACTGCCGCAATCTCAGTTTGATCAATGGCTGGATGAAACCATTCGCCAGTCAGAATAA
- a CDS encoding methyl-accepting chemotaxis protein encodes MKTISFKAKLVAIVISIIFVTIMTSYLSANVYISRYIHKADTSFISSQIETVRNVIADKIESNIVLAKSTKFSFSEVKQAAERTGFHDAVKVAFGMAISKEGKISDEALTQKYLNLLAQANGKVMVTDVYFQNKKPLITIIVPEGEEKGNLFVVDLTPLGLLLKSMSVDGSYLELMDAKNSLVFSNKIDGNITPISQTFDVAGKTWTLTGFIDNDYIQNDTDSLNNRITIALIIAGIILIPIAFLLINWVMKPILLLKNLIADLANGNGDLTHRLQVDTRDELGMIAQGINQFISNLQTMMKQVKQSTESISQEIRKLEEQTDSNGHLLHQHSMELDSTVTAINEMSSTASVVAENAANTANQTEMTNAEASQSREVVRQAVDNVSSLIDEVEETARFVSEMNEHTDEIGHLLGEIGGIAEQTNLLALNAAIEAARAGEQGRGFAVVADEVRALASRTHKSTEDIVGMLERLKSGTSTVVAGMESTKSSCRHTAETTGVVMSSLDKMTRSVTEINDLSVQIATSAEEQSSVTEDINRSMVNIREMVQRINENGDNTTETAQRLIQTNQQLSDIVSQFKIEA; translated from the coding sequence ATGAAAACAATATCATTTAAAGCAAAACTTGTTGCAATTGTTATATCTATTATTTTTGTAACGATTATGACTTCTTATTTAAGCGCCAATGTTTATATTAGTCGTTATATTCATAAAGCGGATACATCATTTATCAGTTCTCAGATTGAAACCGTCAGAAATGTGATTGCTGATAAAATTGAAAGCAATATTGTATTGGCAAAATCAACAAAATTCAGTTTCTCTGAAGTGAAACAAGCTGCTGAAAGAACAGGTTTTCATGATGCAGTAAAAGTTGCTTTTGGTATGGCGATCAGCAAAGAAGGGAAAATTTCGGACGAGGCCCTGACTCAGAAATATCTGAATTTACTTGCACAGGCTAACGGAAAAGTGATGGTGACGGATGTTTATTTTCAGAACAAGAAGCCATTAATTACGATCATTGTTCCTGAAGGGGAAGAAAAAGGGAATTTATTCGTCGTTGATCTGACGCCACTGGGATTATTGCTGAAATCGATGTCTGTTGACGGCAGCTACCTTGAATTAATGGATGCAAAAAACAGCCTGGTATTTTCGAATAAAATTGATGGAAATATAACCCCAATCAGTCAGACATTTGATGTCGCCGGAAAAACCTGGACGCTGACCGGATTTATTGACAATGATTATATTCAGAATGATACCGATAGCTTAAATAACCGTATTACGATTGCGCTGATTATTGCTGGGATCATTCTTATTCCAATTGCATTTTTATTAATCAACTGGGTGATGAAGCCGATTTTGTTATTGAAAAATCTCATTGCAGATCTGGCCAATGGTAACGGTGATTTGACGCACCGGTTACAGGTCGATACCCGTGATGAGCTGGGTATGATTGCACAAGGCATTAACCAGTTTATTTCGAATCTGCAGACGATGATGAAACAGGTGAAGCAGTCTACGGAGTCTATCAGTCAGGAAATCAGGAAACTTGAAGAACAAACGGATTCGAACGGGCATCTGCTTCATCAGCACAGTATGGAGCTTGATTCAACGGTGACTGCAATTAATGAAATGAGCTCCACGGCATCCGTTGTGGCTGAAAATGCTGCCAACACAGCGAATCAGACCGAGATGACAAATGCGGAAGCCTCTCAGTCACGTGAGGTGGTCCGGCAGGCGGTCGATAATGTCAGCTCATTGATAGATGAAGTGGAAGAAACGGCCCGTTTTGTTTCTGAGATGAATGAACATACGGATGAAATTGGCCATTTGCTGGGCGAAATCGGTGGGATAGCTGAACAAACCAACCTTCTGGCCCTGAATGCTGCGATTGAAGCGGCCCGTGCGGGAGAGCAGGGACGCGGATTTGCCGTCGTTGCCGATGAAGTCCGTGCACTGGCTTCCCGGACACACAAAAGTACCGAAGACATTGTTGGTATGCTGGAGCGTTTGAAATCCGGGACTTCAACTGTGGTTGCCGGTATGGAATCGACCAAGTCCAGCTGTCGTCATACCGCAGAGACAACCGGTGTTGTTATGTCTTCGCTGGATAAAATGACCCGGTCTGTCACCGAAATTAATGACTTATCTGTTCAGATTGCAACCTCAGCAGAAGAACAAAGCAGTGTGACGGAGGATATTAACCGCAGTATGGTAAATATCAGAGAGATGGTGCAGCGCATTAACGAAAATGGAGATAACACGACAGAGACAGCACAGCGTTTAATTCAAACGAATCAGCAGCTGTCTGATATTGTCAGCCAGTTTAAAATTGAAGCCTGA
- a CDS encoding GlxA family transcriptional regulator translates to MKAQHSASTSSEPGYRVVVYLPGSSSLFSAGAAEAPFLAANQLLNEDKYQLTWLSGSELPPCEPLHGPQSVQSTPDDVTCDLLIILSHSAPELPLPGEEKIWLQHLIQQQQVQVIASHAGPFWLAECGLLNTQSVAVHWSLMDDFHQQYPALTLSDFLYTTKDRLTTCAGQAALLDCIIQLIESREGHELAYDVSDLLCMDRIRSAEERQRLPAKHAGETQPRLTMAIELMENNIEEPLSTGEIASLVNISRRQLERLFRRYLDTMPARYYLQLRLKKARQLLLTTNTSIVQIGLHCGFSSGAHFSTAYKSFYQITPREERSKKFHSDQV, encoded by the coding sequence ATGAAAGCGCAGCACTCTGCATCCACCTCATCTGAACCTGGCTACCGTGTTGTCGTGTATTTGCCGGGTTCATCCTCCCTGTTTTCTGCCGGCGCTGCTGAAGCGCCTTTTTTAGCGGCTAACCAGTTACTGAATGAAGACAAGTACCAGTTGACCTGGCTGTCTGGTTCAGAACTGCCACCGTGTGAACCGCTTCACGGGCCGCAATCTGTACAAAGCACTCCGGATGATGTGACATGTGATTTACTGATTATTCTCTCTCATTCTGCTCCCGAACTGCCACTCCCGGGCGAAGAAAAAATCTGGCTGCAGCATCTGATACAGCAGCAACAGGTTCAGGTGATTGCCTCGCATGCCGGACCTTTCTGGCTGGCAGAATGTGGGTTGCTGAACACTCAGTCCGTGGCCGTACACTGGTCTCTCATGGATGATTTTCATCAGCAGTACCCGGCTTTAACGCTGTCCGATTTCTTGTATACCACGAAAGACAGGCTCACAACCTGTGCCGGACAGGCTGCTCTGCTTGATTGCATCATACAGTTGATTGAGAGCCGGGAGGGTCATGAACTGGCTTATGATGTTTCCGATCTGCTTTGTATGGATCGGATTCGTTCAGCGGAAGAACGTCAGCGCCTGCCGGCGAAACATGCCGGCGAGACTCAGCCCCGGCTGACCATGGCAATTGAGCTGATGGAAAATAATATCGAAGAGCCATTATCAACCGGAGAAATAGCCAGCTTAGTCAATATTTCACGCAGGCAGCTTGAACGGCTGTTCAGGCGCTATCTCGACACGATGCCGGCACGCTACTATTTACAGTTGCGTCTGAAAAAAGCCCGTCAGTTATTATTAACAACCAATACCTCTATCGTACAAATCGGTTTGCATTGTGGCTTCTCCAGCGGGGCGCATTTTTCTACTGCCTACAAATCCTTCTACCAGATCACCCCACGGGAAGAACGTTCAAAAAAGTTTCATTCTGATCAGGTTTAA
- a CDS encoding DMT family transporter produces the protein MFGRFFSGFTVLAVLICFQPASIQPMATGDWESVVMMACLSGLAGMWFYYQGLRYIPARRATLVELTFPVFAATVNWMFLGQTLSFYQIVGGLVLLTGNLGLQLRENKVVQPASATLTKQQA, from the coding sequence TTGTTCGGACGCTTCTTTTCCGGTTTCACTGTGTTAGCTGTTTTAATCTGTTTTCAGCCTGCAAGCATCCAGCCTATGGCAACAGGTGACTGGGAGTCTGTTGTGATGATGGCATGCCTGAGCGGACTGGCGGGGATGTGGTTCTATTATCAGGGATTGCGTTACATACCTGCACGCCGGGCAACTCTGGTTGAGCTGACATTTCCTGTCTTTGCCGCAACAGTGAACTGGATGTTTCTCGGGCAAACTTTGTCCTTCTATCAGATTGTGGGTGGGTTGGTCCTGCTGACAGGCAATCTGGGATTGCAGCTGCGTGAAAATAAAGTGGTTCAGCCAGCCTCTGCAACGCTGACAAAACAGCAGGCATAA
- a CDS encoding ABC transporter substrate-binding protein, which yields MKRMKFLTVLLFGLMTSFAQAAEGSLIRLGVEPGYAPFEIKKPDGSLAGFDIDLGKEICQRLKARCEWVESDFDGLIPALKAKKIDAILSSMSITPQRLEEIDFTDKLYGTPARLVAPKGMTLQPTAQSLAGKRVGVFQGTTAETYAKDQWAGHGVDVVSYQNQDLVYADLVNGRLDASFQDAVAADDGFLKRSVGKGFAFSGPEVNDEKYFGVGAGIGIRKEDQQLKNSINKVLADMLADGTYQKIAKQYFQFDIYGK from the coding sequence ATGAAAAGAATGAAGTTTCTGACCGTATTGTTGTTTGGTTTGATGACATCTTTTGCTCAGGCCGCGGAAGGCAGTTTAATTCGTCTGGGCGTCGAACCCGGTTATGCGCCCTTTGAGATCAAAAAGCCTGATGGTTCTCTTGCCGGATTTGATATCGATTTGGGGAAAGAAATCTGTCAACGTCTGAAAGCTCGTTGTGAATGGGTTGAAAGTGATTTTGACGGACTGATTCCGGCGCTTAAAGCCAAGAAAATTGATGCAATTCTGTCTTCAATGTCGATTACACCGCAACGTCTGGAAGAAATTGATTTTACTGATAAGCTCTATGGCACGCCAGCCCGTCTGGTCGCCCCAAAAGGGATGACACTTCAGCCAACGGCACAATCTCTTGCCGGCAAACGTGTTGGTGTATTCCAGGGGACGACAGCGGAAACTTATGCAAAAGACCAATGGGCAGGGCATGGGGTTGATGTCGTTTCTTATCAGAATCAGGACCTCGTGTATGCTGATTTAGTCAACGGACGTCTTGATGCCTCTTTTCAGGATGCTGTGGCTGCCGATGACGGATTTTTGAAGCGTTCAGTCGGAAAAGGATTCGCATTTAGCGGCCCGGAAGTGAACGATGAAAAATATTTCGGTGTGGGTGCCGGTATTGGTATCCGTAAAGAAGACCAGCAGTTAAAAAACAGTATCAACAAAGTTCTTGCCGATATGTTAGCTGATGGAACCTACCAGAAAATAGCGAAGCAATATTTTCAGTTTGATATCTACGGTAAATAA
- a CDS encoding ABC transporter permease, whose translation MIEILQQYGKAFLWSDGYHFSGVAVTLWLLVISVLLGFITSVPLAVARVSENRFVSFPVWLFSYVFRGTPLYVQLLVFYTGVYTLGFVRSTEFLNWFFRSGYNCTLIALYLNTCAYTIEIFAGAIKETNRGEVEAAKAYGFSRWKMYRHIIIPSALRRALPAYSNEVIMMLHSTSLAFTATVPDILKVARDVNAATYKSFHAFGIAAVLYLIISFLLVALFRRAEKRWLRHLRPISAQK comes from the coding sequence ATGATTGAAATTCTGCAACAATATGGGAAGGCTTTTCTCTGGTCTGATGGTTATCATTTCTCTGGTGTGGCTGTCACACTCTGGTTACTGGTTATCTCGGTGTTACTGGGGTTTATCACTTCGGTACCGCTGGCTGTCGCACGGGTTTCTGAAAACCGCTTCGTCTCTTTTCCGGTCTGGCTGTTTTCTTATGTGTTCAGGGGAACGCCGCTGTATGTTCAGCTGTTAGTGTTCTACACCGGGGTTTACACTCTGGGCTTCGTGCGTTCCACCGAGTTTTTGAACTGGTTTTTCCGCAGTGGATATAACTGTACGCTGATTGCGCTGTACTTAAACACTTGTGCTTATACCATAGAGATTTTTGCTGGTGCGATTAAAGAAACCAACCGGGGTGAGGTTGAAGCAGCAAAAGCTTACGGCTTTTCCCGCTGGAAAATGTATCGCCACATTATTATCCCGTCTGCACTACGCCGGGCATTGCCGGCTTACAGTAATGAAGTGATCATGATGCTACACTCAACGTCGCTGGCATTTACGGCAACGGTTCCGGATATTCTGAAAGTTGCCCGGGACGTCAATGCTGCAACATATAAGTCATTTCATGCGTTTGGTATTGCTGCGGTTTTATATCTTATCATTTCATTTTTGCTGGTAGCGTTGTTCAGAAGAGCCGAGAAACGGTGGTTAAGACATCTCCGGCCGATTTCAGCTCAGAAGTAA
- a CDS encoding alpha-glucuronidase family glycosyl hydrolase, with translation MKKNYRTGRRFTGYLLLVLLSFPLLARSILTGEDGYRLWLKYDPISSPVLSDKYRHQFSHWQVLGESQTLQVVRQELDYAFRGLLGKSLPVARSSEASLIIGRLANLPAPLRIEVEQSVPASKEGYLIKTIRYRGKTVNVITAKTDIGALYGTFRLLRQLQTLQSVDTMHIASEPKLKIRVLDHWDNLNRHVERGYAGQSIWDWHKLPEYIYQRYYDYARANASVGINGTVLNNVNADPLILTPRYLDKVTALADVFRPYGIRVYLSVKFSAPQLTGGLKTSDPLDPAVRQWWKNKARDIYQKIPDFGGFLVKANSEGQPGPGDFGRTHAEGANMLADALAPYGGIVMWRAFVYANEKHEERSKQAYSEFKPLDGQFRDNVLLQVKNGPVDFQPREPVSPLFGATPNTSLMMEFQITMEYLGFSTHAVYLGPLYKEVLETDTYAKGQGSTVAKVIDGSLFGHRLSGIAGVSDIGSDRNWTGHILLQANWYVFGRLAWDHTQSAAGIAGDWIKMTLTHDEQAVAAIEKMMMASREVTVNYMTPLGLHHIMGTGHHYGPGPWVDSLPRDDWNPVYYHKADQAGIGFDRSPRGVNAVEQYFSPLREQLSDPQTTPEKFLLWFHHLPWDYKIPSSGRTLWNELVHRYYQGAADVKAMAAQWDHLQDKLDPLQFEQVRMAFVIQQQEAEWWRDACVLYFQQFSGQPLPDGLEKPHHTLAYYEQLSFPYAPGQGGK, from the coding sequence ATGAAAAAGAACTATCGTACAGGCCGACGGTTCACCGGCTATTTGTTATTGGTATTGCTCAGTTTTCCCTTGCTGGCCAGGTCGATACTCACCGGGGAAGACGGTTACCGGCTCTGGCTCAAATATGATCCCATCAGCTCACCGGTGCTGTCAGACAAATACAGACATCAGTTTTCTCACTGGCAGGTATTGGGAGAGAGCCAGACGCTACAGGTTGTCCGGCAGGAACTGGATTACGCCTTTCGCGGACTGCTGGGGAAAAGTCTCCCTGTTGCCCGGAGTTCAGAGGCGTCTCTGATTATCGGAAGGCTGGCAAACCTGCCGGCACCGCTGCGCATTGAGGTGGAGCAAAGTGTGCCCGCGTCAAAAGAAGGTTATCTCATAAAAACAATACGTTACCGGGGAAAGACCGTCAATGTTATTACGGCAAAAACAGATATTGGGGCATTGTACGGTACTTTTCGTTTACTCAGGCAGCTGCAAACACTGCAGTCTGTTGACACAATGCATATTGCCTCGGAACCAAAGCTCAAAATCAGGGTACTGGATCACTGGGATAACCTGAACCGGCATGTTGAGCGCGGATATGCCGGACAATCTATCTGGGACTGGCACAAATTACCGGAATATATTTATCAGCGCTATTATGATTACGCCCGGGCCAATGCTTCTGTCGGCATTAATGGCACCGTTCTGAATAATGTCAATGCGGACCCATTAATCCTGACACCACGATATCTCGATAAAGTCACCGCTTTGGCGGATGTATTCCGTCCATATGGTATTCGGGTATATCTGTCGGTCAAATTCAGTGCGCCACAGTTAACCGGTGGGCTGAAAACCTCTGATCCACTCGATCCGGCCGTCAGACAATGGTGGAAAAATAAGGCCCGCGACATTTATCAAAAGATTCCTGATTTTGGTGGATTTTTGGTCAAGGCTAACTCAGAAGGACAGCCGGGCCCCGGCGATTTTGGCCGGACGCATGCCGAAGGTGCAAATATGCTGGCGGATGCTTTAGCGCCTTATGGGGGGATTGTGATGTGGCGTGCTTTTGTCTATGCCAATGAGAAGCATGAAGAACGCTCAAAGCAGGCTTACAGCGAGTTTAAACCACTGGATGGCCAGTTTCGTGACAATGTGTTGCTTCAGGTGAAAAACGGTCCGGTTGATTTCCAGCCCAGAGAGCCGGTCAGTCCGTTATTTGGTGCAACACCCAACACATCACTGATGATGGAATTCCAGATTACGATGGAATATCTGGGATTCAGCACCCATGCCGTTTATCTTGGCCCGTTATACAAAGAAGTCCTTGAAACAGATACGTATGCCAAAGGTCAGGGTTCGACCGTCGCAAAAGTGATTGATGGTTCGTTGTTTGGTCACCGGCTCAGTGGTATCGCCGGTGTGTCTGATATCGGCAGTGATCGTAACTGGACCGGACATATATTACTGCAGGCAAACTGGTATGTGTTTGGCCGGCTGGCATGGGATCACACTCAGTCAGCCGCCGGCATTGCCGGTGATTGGATCAAGATGACATTAACGCATGACGAACAGGCGGTTGCAGCGATTGAAAAGATGATGATGGCTTCACGTGAAGTGACCGTGAATTATATGACGCCACTGGGATTACATCACATCATGGGCACTGGCCACCATTATGGGCCCGGTCCCTGGGTTGATTCTTTACCGCGGGATGACTGGAATCCGGTTTATTATCATAAAGCGGATCAAGCCGGTATCGGCTTTGACCGATCTCCGCGGGGTGTGAACGCAGTTGAGCAGTATTTCTCACCGCTCCGGGAGCAATTATCCGACCCGCAAACCACGCCGGAAAAATTTCTGCTCTGGTTTCATCATTTGCCCTGGGATTACAAAATTCCCTCGTCAGGCCGTACATTGTGGAATGAATTAGTTCACCGTTATTATCAGGGCGCTGCCGATGTGAAAGCGATGGCGGCGCAATGGGATCACCTTCAGGATAAGCTGGATCCATTGCAGTTTGAGCAGGTCAGAATGGCTTTTGTGATTCAGCAACAGGAAGCCGAATGGTGGCGGGATGCCTGTGTTTTGTACTTTCAGCAATTCTCCGGTCAGCCGTTACCTGATGGACTTGAAAAACCTCATCATACACTGGCGTATTATGAACAGTTAAGTTTTCCTTACGCGCCGGGCCAGGGCGGAAAGTAG
- the hisP gene encoding histidine ABC transporter ATP-binding protein HisP — translation MHNSKLAVKDLHKKYGSHEVLKGISLQANAGDVISIIGSSGSGKSTFLRCLNFLEKPCDGAIYVNGQEIHMVRNSDGQFKVSDDKQLQLLRTKLTMVFQHFNLWSHMTVLENVMIAPMKVLGISEAEARQRALTYLDKVGIDEQAQQRFPAHLSGGQQQRVSIARALAMEPEVLLFDEPTSALDPELVGEVLKIMQKLAEEGKTMIVVTHEMEFARHVSNHVIFLHQGKIEEEGNPEEVFNHPKSERLQQFLSGALK, via the coding sequence ATGCATAACTCAAAACTTGCCGTCAAAGATCTTCATAAGAAGTACGGATCTCATGAAGTGTTAAAAGGTATATCGCTTCAGGCCAATGCTGGTGATGTGATTAGTATTATCGGCTCATCCGGTTCCGGGAAAAGTACTTTTTTACGCTGTCTGAATTTTCTGGAAAAACCGTGTGACGGGGCCATTTATGTGAATGGTCAGGAAATCCATATGGTCCGCAACAGTGACGGACAGTTTAAAGTATCTGATGACAAACAGCTGCAATTGCTGAGAACCAAACTGACGATGGTTTTCCAGCATTTCAATTTGTGGAGTCATATGACGGTGCTGGAAAATGTCATGATCGCACCGATGAAAGTTCTGGGGATCAGTGAAGCAGAAGCCAGACAGCGTGCACTGACATATCTGGATAAAGTCGGGATTGATGAACAGGCGCAACAGCGTTTCCCGGCTCATTTATCCGGTGGTCAGCAACAGCGGGTTTCCATTGCCCGCGCTCTGGCAATGGAGCCGGAAGTACTGCTGTTTGATGAACCGACTTCAGCGCTTGATCCTGAACTGGTTGGTGAAGTGCTGAAAATTATGCAGAAGCTGGCAGAAGAAGGCAAGACGATGATTGTGGTCACTCACGAGATGGAATTCGCCCGTCATGTCTCAAACCATGTCATCTTTCTTCATCAGGGAAAAATTGAGGAAGAAGGCAATCCGGAGGAAGTCTTTAATCATCCTAAAAGCGAGCGCTTACAGCAATTTTTGTCCGGTGCACTGAAATAA
- a CDS encoding SpoIIAA family protein, with amino-acid sequence MTYHRHSLSIGLERVDHEFFVYIKATGTLTHQDYEIITPLLDAAIAKVNTPQVNVLVDITQFEGWELRAAWDDFKLGLSHGSDFNKVALYGEREWQALMAKVTDWFTTGDVRYFEDYDAAVRWLQN; translated from the coding sequence ATGACATATCACAGACATAGCTTATCGATCGGGCTGGAACGTGTTGACCATGAATTTTTTGTTTATATCAAGGCAACCGGAACACTCACTCATCAGGATTATGAAATCATTACGCCATTACTGGATGCTGCGATTGCGAAAGTCAATACGCCCCAGGTGAATGTATTAGTTGATATAACACAATTTGAAGGCTGGGAGCTGCGGGCTGCCTGGGATGACTTCAAGCTGGGTTTAAGTCATGGTTCGGACTTTAATAAGGTTGCACTTTATGGTGAAAGAGAGTGGCAGGCTCTGATGGCGAAAGTGACGGATTGGTTTACAACCGGCGATGTTCGCTATTTTGAAGATTATGATGCCGCTGTCCGTTGGCTGCAGAACTGA
- a CDS encoding DMT family transporter gives MAGILFIMVACLTWAIDTLIRYPLLGAGYSTLQVVFTEHLILTVLISPFGWRYRHFFKQLNWRMVLCMLFIGGVGSALGTLAFTEAFHYLNPTLVILLQKLQPVVAILLACFVLKERIQSSFVLWAGILILGSLVMMWPDILTLSRHDLHTTRQGSDIIQGYLYALGAVVAWGGRNGLRKIPVTTTMSGKRNFVRTLLFRFHCVSCFNLFSACKHPAYGNR, from the coding sequence GTGGCAGGAATATTATTCATCATGGTCGCATGTTTAACATGGGCGATTGATACTCTCATCCGATACCCGCTTCTGGGGGCCGGATACAGTACACTTCAGGTCGTTTTTACCGAGCATTTGATTTTGACAGTGCTGATCTCGCCTTTTGGCTGGCGGTATCGTCATTTTTTTAAGCAACTGAACTGGCGAATGGTTTTGTGCATGCTGTTTATTGGCGGTGTCGGCTCGGCTTTGGGAACGCTGGCTTTCACCGAAGCATTTCACTACCTGAATCCAACACTGGTGATTTTATTGCAGAAATTACAGCCGGTGGTGGCAATTTTACTGGCCTGCTTCGTACTGAAAGAGCGGATTCAGTCTTCTTTTGTATTGTGGGCTGGTATTTTAATTCTTGGAAGTCTGGTGATGATGTGGCCTGACATCCTGACTTTATCACGCCATGATCTACATACGACCCGTCAGGGAAGCGACATTATTCAGGGATATCTTTATGCCTTGGGGGCTGTTGTTGCCTGGGGGGGGCGCAACGGTTTGCGGAAAATACCTGTCACTACAACAATGTCCGGCAAACGCAATTTTGTTCGGACGCTTCTTTTCCGGTTTCACTGTGTTAGCTGTTTTAATCTGTTTTCAGCCTGCAAGCATCCAGCCTATGGCAACAGGTGA